One region of Vigna angularis cultivar LongXiaoDou No.4 chromosome 10, ASM1680809v1, whole genome shotgun sequence genomic DNA includes:
- the LOC108319855 gene encoding GPI ethanolamine phosphate transferase 2 isoform X1, giving the protein MSSVSCTQLTLFTVAAVTIQFIGLSIFVFGFFPVKPLLTGHSGTESFRRPTCDVHGVPNHSDASLPPDSLRFLYQEVSEVPPLYGRLVLMVIDGLPAEFVLGKKGQPPSKVFMEAMPYTQSLLANGTAFGYHAIAAAPTVTMPRLKAMVSGAIGGFLDVAFNFNTQAYLEDNLLAQFFKIGWKMVMNGDDTWLKLFPGLFERHDGVTSFFVKDTVQVDQNVSRHLVDELSRDDWNFLILHYLGLDHVGHLGGRNSVLMASKLFEMDEVVKTIHINTLQNLEDDHGKTLLVVVSDHGMTENGNHGGSSYEETDSIALFIGPKPYTFHHSSSNPDTIFQVDIAPTLALLFGVPIPKNNIGVLISQMVDSLTDDQKLRALQLNSWQLFRLLQAQLPGLSCRNLLCDTFITNSEPTISECKGREEKLFCCLYVNAATLHDAWKAKVFSSWHCFSRFNGTEGYNSIVAAYYEFLSSASEWLSHKATDKPVNLLFLGVAALIISCLILLGLVFVIHKEIPSWEMQDHENYVKPWKFDDVFVLFGILILVISMGSSSMIEEEHYIWNFLTSTINLLFFRKAIQSLGLNEAHDVLSSTEEKRNISGCQISSLFLILFTGRILGGWHQGGVNWTNLPDIAKWLEQAGNQYINLIQIASCAMVIILGISILYLVQSKTKVVTVIWFSLLMSGLLVLQHFVKHQDMSIPYINDANLSIQVFYAVLGITTVAVVLILPWIMPMQTPEICSRKNICVSASVPVEIQNMTRILVLKDSLYIVGCLYITFWCLLQLLLQQSINAMPVLLLFIQFLASMLTFSSSGSCHKQWVEITALYYLGMAGHFALGNSNTLATIDVAGAFIGISSHSTFLSGLLMFIITYASPMLFFLSMVLYISVKAIIYPLVIRNGNSGEILKTLLGFPCLVPLTINSVLLTVYTIVLLLMRNHLFIWSVFSPKYLYVCAATACVYIGAIIVVATVIYTYIVLFWLRKSFSLSSKEKGT; this is encoded by the exons ATGTCCTCAGTTTCTTGCACTCAGCTGACACTATTCACCGTTGCAGCAGTTACCATTCAGTTCATTGGTCTCTCCATCTTCGTTTTCGGCTTCTTCCCCGTCAAACCACTTCTCACCGGCCACAG TGGCACGGAGAGTTTCCGACGACCGACCTGCGATGTCCACGGCGTCCCAAATCATAGCGATGCGTCTCTTCCGCCAGATAGCCTTAGGTTTTTGTATCAG GAAGTATCCGAGGTTCCTCCTTTGTATGGTCGACTTGTCTTAATG GTTATTGATGGTCTTCCGGCGGAATTTGTGCTTGGCAAGAAGGGTCAGCCTCCTAGCAAGGTTTTTATGGAAGCTATGCCGTATACACAGTCATTGTTGGCAAATGGTACGGCTTTTGGATATCATGCTATAGCTGCTGCTCCTACTGTTACAATGCCTCGTTTGAAG GCCATGGTTTCTGGAGCAATTGGCGGTTTCCTGGATGTGGCTTTCAACTTTAACACCCAGGCTTATTTAGAAGACAATCTTCTTG CACAGTTCTTTAAGATTGGTTGGAAAATGGTCATGAATGGTGATGATACATGGCTCAAGTTGTTTCCTGGTTTATTTGAAAGACATGATGGAGTTACCAGCTTTTTT GTTAAAGATACTGTACAAGTGGATCAAAATGTGTCTCGACATCTTGTTGATGAGCTTAGTAGAGATGATTGGAATTTTCTG ATACTTCATTATCTAGGCTTGGATCATGTTGGACATCTTGGTGGGCGCAACAG TGTGTTAATGGCTTCAAAACTTTTTGAAATGGATGAAGTAGTGAAGACGATTCATATAAATACCTTGCAAAATCTAGAAGATGATCATGGGAAGACACTTCTG GTTGTAGTCAGTGACCATGGAATGACTGAGAATGGTAATCACGGGGGTTCATCCTACGAGGAAACAGACTCTATAGCCCTATTTATTGGGCCAAAACCCTATACCTTTCACCATTCCTCATCCAATCCTGACACAATTTTCCAG GTTGATATTGCACCAACATTAGCTTTACTTTTTGGCGTGCCAattccaaaaaataatattggtGTTTTGATCTCTCAAATGGTTGACTCTCTGACAG ATGACCAAAAGCTTAGGGCACTGCAGTTGAACTCATGGCAGTTGTTCAGATTACTTCAAGCACAATTGCCTGGTTTATCCTGTAGAAATCTTCTCTGTGACACCTTCATTACTAACAGTGAACCCACAATCAGTGAATGTAAAGGTAGAGAGGAGAAGTTGTTTTGTTGCTTGTACGTAAATGCTGCTACTCTCCATGATGCCTGGAAGGCTAAAGTATTCTCCAG ttGGCATTGTTTTTCTAGGTTTAATGGTACAGAAGGTTATAACAGCATTGTTGCCGCATATTATGAGTTTCTGAGTTCAGCAAGTGAGTGGTTATCACACAAAGCAACTGAT AAACCAgttaatttactttttcttgGAGTTGCTGCTTTGATCATATCATGCTTGATACTTTTGGGACTTGTGTTTGTCATCCACAAAGAAATTCCTTCTTGGGAGATGCAAGATCATGAAAATTATGTGAAGCCATGGAAATTTGATGATGTGTTCGTTTTGTTTGGCATCCTGATCCTTGTCATCAGTATGGGATCAAGTTCCATGATTGAGGAAGAACATTATATTTGGAATTTCCTAACATCTACAATTAACTTGTTATTTTTTCGTAAAGCAATACAGTCTTTGGGTCTTAATGAAGCACATGATGTTCTCAGTTCAAcagaggaaaaaagaaatatatcaGGATGCCAAATAAGTTCATTGTTCCTTATTCTTTTTACGGGAAGAATTTTGGGAGGCTGGCATCAAGGTGGTGTAAATTGGACTAATCTTCCTGACATTGCCAAGTGGCTTGAGCAGGCTGGCAACCAATATATAAACTTGATTCAGATAGCATCATGTGCAATGGTCATCATTTTGGGCATATCTATATTGTACCTAGTGCAGTCTAAAACAAAAGTTGTAACAGTGATTTGGTTCAGCTTGCTTATGTCTGGTTTGTTGGTATTGCAGCATTTTGTGAAACATCAGGACATGTCAATCCCATATATTAATGATGCAAACTTATCAATACAAGTATTCTATGCTGTTCTGGGAATCACCACTGTTGCAGTTGTATTGATTTTGCCATGGATTATGCCTATGCAAACTCCTGAAATATGCTCAAGGAAAAACATCTGCGTGTCTGCTTCTGTTCCTGTTGAAATTCAGAACATGACGCGTATTTTGGTATTGAAGGATTCCTTGTACATAGTTGGATGTTTGTACATAACTTTCTGGTGTCTGCTGCAGTTGTTGCTTCAACAATCCATCAATGCGATGCCTGTGTTGCTGCTCTTTATTCAATTCTTGGCCAGCATGCTTACTTTTTCTTCCAGTGGTTCATGTCATAAGCAGTGGGTTGAG ATTACTGCTCTGTACTATCTGGGAATGGCAGGCCATTTTGCTCTTGGGAATAGTAATACACTAGCTACAATTGACGTAGCTGGAGCTTTTATT GGAATTTCAAGTCACTCAACCTTCCTTTCAGGTCTTCTAATGTTCATCATTACTTATGCATCCCCGATGTTATTCTTTCTGAGTATGGTCCTGTACATCTCTGTCAAGGCCATAATCTATCCACTGGTTATCAGGAACGGAAACTCTGGAGAAATTCTCAAGACCCTTCTTGGATTTCCGTGCTTGGTACCACTGACCATAAATTCTGTTCTCTTGACTGTGTACACAATTGTCCTGCTGTTGATGCGGAATCACTTGTTTATTTGGAGTGTTTTTTCCCCCAA GTACCTTTACGTCTGTGCTGCCACTGCATGTGTCTATATTGGCGCCATTATTGTAGTTGCTACCGTGATTTATACATACATTGTTCTTTTTTGGCTGAGAAAGAGTTTTTCCTTAAGTAGCAAGGAAAAAGGTACGTGA
- the LOC108319855 gene encoding GPI ethanolamine phosphate transferase 2 isoform X3, producing the protein MSSVSCTQLTLFTVAAVTIQFIGLSIFVFGFFPVKPLLTGHSGTESFRRPTCDVHGVPNHSDASLPPDSLRFLYQEVSEVPPLYGRLVLMVIDGLPAEFVLGKKGQPPSKVFMEAMPYTQSLLANGTAFGYHAIAAAPTVTMPRLKAMVSGAIGGFLDVAFNFNTQAYLEDNLLAQFFKIGWKMVMNGDDTWLKLFPGLFERHDGVTSFFVKDTVQVDQNVSRHLVDELSRDDWNFLILHYLGLDHVGHLGGRNSVLMASKLFEMDEVVKTIHINTLQNLEDDHGKTLLVVVSDHGMTENGNHGGSSYEETDSIALFIGPKPYTFHHSSSNPDTIFQVDIAPTLALLFGVPIPKNNIGVLISQMVDSLTDDQKLRALQLNSWQLFRLLQAQLPGLSCRNLLCDTFITNSEPTISECKGREEKLFCCLYVNAATLHDAWKAKVFSSWHCFSRFNGTEGYNSIVAAYYEFLSSASEWLSHKATDKPVNLLFLGVAALIISCLILLGLVFVIHKEIPSWEMQDHENYVKPWKFDDVFVLFGILILVISMGSSSMIEEEHYIWNFLTSTINLLFFRKAIQSLGLNEAHDVLSSTEEKRNISGCQISSLFLILFTGRILGGWHQGGVNWTNLPDIAKWLEQAGNQYINLIQIASCAMHFVKHQDMSIPYINDANLSIQVFYAVLGITTVAVVLILPWIMPMQTPEICSRKNICVSASVPVEIQNMTRILVLKDSLYIVGCLYITFWCLLQLLLQQSINAMPVLLLFIQFLASMLTFSSSGSCHKQWVEITALYYLGMAGHFALGNSNTLATIDVAGAFIGISSHSTFLSGLLMFIITYASPMLFFLSMVLYISVKAIIYPLVIRNGNSGEILKTLLGFPCLVPLTINSVLLTVYTIVLLLMRNHLFIWSVFSPKYLYVCAATACVYIGAIIVVATVIYTYIVLFWLRKSFSLSSKEKGT; encoded by the exons ATGTCCTCAGTTTCTTGCACTCAGCTGACACTATTCACCGTTGCAGCAGTTACCATTCAGTTCATTGGTCTCTCCATCTTCGTTTTCGGCTTCTTCCCCGTCAAACCACTTCTCACCGGCCACAG TGGCACGGAGAGTTTCCGACGACCGACCTGCGATGTCCACGGCGTCCCAAATCATAGCGATGCGTCTCTTCCGCCAGATAGCCTTAGGTTTTTGTATCAG GAAGTATCCGAGGTTCCTCCTTTGTATGGTCGACTTGTCTTAATG GTTATTGATGGTCTTCCGGCGGAATTTGTGCTTGGCAAGAAGGGTCAGCCTCCTAGCAAGGTTTTTATGGAAGCTATGCCGTATACACAGTCATTGTTGGCAAATGGTACGGCTTTTGGATATCATGCTATAGCTGCTGCTCCTACTGTTACAATGCCTCGTTTGAAG GCCATGGTTTCTGGAGCAATTGGCGGTTTCCTGGATGTGGCTTTCAACTTTAACACCCAGGCTTATTTAGAAGACAATCTTCTTG CACAGTTCTTTAAGATTGGTTGGAAAATGGTCATGAATGGTGATGATACATGGCTCAAGTTGTTTCCTGGTTTATTTGAAAGACATGATGGAGTTACCAGCTTTTTT GTTAAAGATACTGTACAAGTGGATCAAAATGTGTCTCGACATCTTGTTGATGAGCTTAGTAGAGATGATTGGAATTTTCTG ATACTTCATTATCTAGGCTTGGATCATGTTGGACATCTTGGTGGGCGCAACAG TGTGTTAATGGCTTCAAAACTTTTTGAAATGGATGAAGTAGTGAAGACGATTCATATAAATACCTTGCAAAATCTAGAAGATGATCATGGGAAGACACTTCTG GTTGTAGTCAGTGACCATGGAATGACTGAGAATGGTAATCACGGGGGTTCATCCTACGAGGAAACAGACTCTATAGCCCTATTTATTGGGCCAAAACCCTATACCTTTCACCATTCCTCATCCAATCCTGACACAATTTTCCAG GTTGATATTGCACCAACATTAGCTTTACTTTTTGGCGTGCCAattccaaaaaataatattggtGTTTTGATCTCTCAAATGGTTGACTCTCTGACAG ATGACCAAAAGCTTAGGGCACTGCAGTTGAACTCATGGCAGTTGTTCAGATTACTTCAAGCACAATTGCCTGGTTTATCCTGTAGAAATCTTCTCTGTGACACCTTCATTACTAACAGTGAACCCACAATCAGTGAATGTAAAGGTAGAGAGGAGAAGTTGTTTTGTTGCTTGTACGTAAATGCTGCTACTCTCCATGATGCCTGGAAGGCTAAAGTATTCTCCAG ttGGCATTGTTTTTCTAGGTTTAATGGTACAGAAGGTTATAACAGCATTGTTGCCGCATATTATGAGTTTCTGAGTTCAGCAAGTGAGTGGTTATCACACAAAGCAACTGAT AAACCAgttaatttactttttcttgGAGTTGCTGCTTTGATCATATCATGCTTGATACTTTTGGGACTTGTGTTTGTCATCCACAAAGAAATTCCTTCTTGGGAGATGCAAGATCATGAAAATTATGTGAAGCCATGGAAATTTGATGATGTGTTCGTTTTGTTTGGCATCCTGATCCTTGTCATCAGTATGGGATCAAGTTCCATGATTGAGGAAGAACATTATATTTGGAATTTCCTAACATCTACAATTAACTTGTTATTTTTTCGTAAAGCAATACAGTCTTTGGGTCTTAATGAAGCACATGATGTTCTCAGTTCAAcagaggaaaaaagaaatatatcaGGATGCCAAATAAGTTCATTGTTCCTTATTCTTTTTACGGGAAGAATTTTGGGAGGCTGGCATCAAGGTGGTGTAAATTGGACTAATCTTCCTGACATTGCCAAGTGGCTTGAGCAGGCTGGCAACCAATATATAAACTTGATTCAGATAGCATCATGTGCAATG CATTTTGTGAAACATCAGGACATGTCAATCCCATATATTAATGATGCAAACTTATCAATACAAGTATTCTATGCTGTTCTGGGAATCACCACTGTTGCAGTTGTATTGATTTTGCCATGGATTATGCCTATGCAAACTCCTGAAATATGCTCAAGGAAAAACATCTGCGTGTCTGCTTCTGTTCCTGTTGAAATTCAGAACATGACGCGTATTTTGGTATTGAAGGATTCCTTGTACATAGTTGGATGTTTGTACATAACTTTCTGGTGTCTGCTGCAGTTGTTGCTTCAACAATCCATCAATGCGATGCCTGTGTTGCTGCTCTTTATTCAATTCTTGGCCAGCATGCTTACTTTTTCTTCCAGTGGTTCATGTCATAAGCAGTGGGTTGAG ATTACTGCTCTGTACTATCTGGGAATGGCAGGCCATTTTGCTCTTGGGAATAGTAATACACTAGCTACAATTGACGTAGCTGGAGCTTTTATT GGAATTTCAAGTCACTCAACCTTCCTTTCAGGTCTTCTAATGTTCATCATTACTTATGCATCCCCGATGTTATTCTTTCTGAGTATGGTCCTGTACATCTCTGTCAAGGCCATAATCTATCCACTGGTTATCAGGAACGGAAACTCTGGAGAAATTCTCAAGACCCTTCTTGGATTTCCGTGCTTGGTACCACTGACCATAAATTCTGTTCTCTTGACTGTGTACACAATTGTCCTGCTGTTGATGCGGAATCACTTGTTTATTTGGAGTGTTTTTTCCCCCAA GTACCTTTACGTCTGTGCTGCCACTGCATGTGTCTATATTGGCGCCATTATTGTAGTTGCTACCGTGATTTATACATACATTGTTCTTTTTTGGCTGAGAAAGAGTTTTTCCTTAAGTAGCAAGGAAAAAGGTACGTGA
- the LOC108319855 gene encoding GPI ethanolamine phosphate transferase 2 isoform X2, which produces MSSVSCTQLTLFTVAAVTIQFIGLSIFVFGFFPVKPLLTGHSGTESFRRPTCDVHGVPNHSDASLPPDSLRFLYQEVSEVPPLYGRLVLMVIDGLPAEFVLGKKGQPPSKVFMEAMPYTQSLLANGTAFGYHAIAAAPTVTMPRLKAMVSGAIGGFLDVAFNFNTQAYLEDNLLAQFFKIGWKMVMNGDDTWLKLFPGLFERHDGVTSFFVKDTVQVDQNVSRHLVDELSRDDWNFLILHYLGLDHVGHLGGRNSVLMASKLFEMDEVVKTIHINTLQNLEDDHGKTLLVVVSDHGMTENGNHGGSSYEETDSIALFIGPKPYTFHHSSSNPDTIFQVDIAPTLALLFGVPIPKNNIGVLISQMVDSLTDDQKLRALQLNSWQLFRLLQAQLPGLSCRNLLCDTFITNSEPTISECKGREEKLFCCLYVNAATLHDAWKAKVFSRFNGTEGYNSIVAAYYEFLSSASEWLSHKATDKPVNLLFLGVAALIISCLILLGLVFVIHKEIPSWEMQDHENYVKPWKFDDVFVLFGILILVISMGSSSMIEEEHYIWNFLTSTINLLFFRKAIQSLGLNEAHDVLSSTEEKRNISGCQISSLFLILFTGRILGGWHQGGVNWTNLPDIAKWLEQAGNQYINLIQIASCAMVIILGISILYLVQSKTKVVTVIWFSLLMSGLLVLQHFVKHQDMSIPYINDANLSIQVFYAVLGITTVAVVLILPWIMPMQTPEICSRKNICVSASVPVEIQNMTRILVLKDSLYIVGCLYITFWCLLQLLLQQSINAMPVLLLFIQFLASMLTFSSSGSCHKQWVEITALYYLGMAGHFALGNSNTLATIDVAGAFIGISSHSTFLSGLLMFIITYASPMLFFLSMVLYISVKAIIYPLVIRNGNSGEILKTLLGFPCLVPLTINSVLLTVYTIVLLLMRNHLFIWSVFSPKYLYVCAATACVYIGAIIVVATVIYTYIVLFWLRKSFSLSSKEKGT; this is translated from the exons ATGTCCTCAGTTTCTTGCACTCAGCTGACACTATTCACCGTTGCAGCAGTTACCATTCAGTTCATTGGTCTCTCCATCTTCGTTTTCGGCTTCTTCCCCGTCAAACCACTTCTCACCGGCCACAG TGGCACGGAGAGTTTCCGACGACCGACCTGCGATGTCCACGGCGTCCCAAATCATAGCGATGCGTCTCTTCCGCCAGATAGCCTTAGGTTTTTGTATCAG GAAGTATCCGAGGTTCCTCCTTTGTATGGTCGACTTGTCTTAATG GTTATTGATGGTCTTCCGGCGGAATTTGTGCTTGGCAAGAAGGGTCAGCCTCCTAGCAAGGTTTTTATGGAAGCTATGCCGTATACACAGTCATTGTTGGCAAATGGTACGGCTTTTGGATATCATGCTATAGCTGCTGCTCCTACTGTTACAATGCCTCGTTTGAAG GCCATGGTTTCTGGAGCAATTGGCGGTTTCCTGGATGTGGCTTTCAACTTTAACACCCAGGCTTATTTAGAAGACAATCTTCTTG CACAGTTCTTTAAGATTGGTTGGAAAATGGTCATGAATGGTGATGATACATGGCTCAAGTTGTTTCCTGGTTTATTTGAAAGACATGATGGAGTTACCAGCTTTTTT GTTAAAGATACTGTACAAGTGGATCAAAATGTGTCTCGACATCTTGTTGATGAGCTTAGTAGAGATGATTGGAATTTTCTG ATACTTCATTATCTAGGCTTGGATCATGTTGGACATCTTGGTGGGCGCAACAG TGTGTTAATGGCTTCAAAACTTTTTGAAATGGATGAAGTAGTGAAGACGATTCATATAAATACCTTGCAAAATCTAGAAGATGATCATGGGAAGACACTTCTG GTTGTAGTCAGTGACCATGGAATGACTGAGAATGGTAATCACGGGGGTTCATCCTACGAGGAAACAGACTCTATAGCCCTATTTATTGGGCCAAAACCCTATACCTTTCACCATTCCTCATCCAATCCTGACACAATTTTCCAG GTTGATATTGCACCAACATTAGCTTTACTTTTTGGCGTGCCAattccaaaaaataatattggtGTTTTGATCTCTCAAATGGTTGACTCTCTGACAG ATGACCAAAAGCTTAGGGCACTGCAGTTGAACTCATGGCAGTTGTTCAGATTACTTCAAGCACAATTGCCTGGTTTATCCTGTAGAAATCTTCTCTGTGACACCTTCATTACTAACAGTGAACCCACAATCAGTGAATGTAAAGGTAGAGAGGAGAAGTTGTTTTGTTGCTTGTACGTAAATGCTGCTACTCTCCATGATGCCTGGAAGGCTAAAGTATTCTCCAG GTTTAATGGTACAGAAGGTTATAACAGCATTGTTGCCGCATATTATGAGTTTCTGAGTTCAGCAAGTGAGTGGTTATCACACAAAGCAACTGAT AAACCAgttaatttactttttcttgGAGTTGCTGCTTTGATCATATCATGCTTGATACTTTTGGGACTTGTGTTTGTCATCCACAAAGAAATTCCTTCTTGGGAGATGCAAGATCATGAAAATTATGTGAAGCCATGGAAATTTGATGATGTGTTCGTTTTGTTTGGCATCCTGATCCTTGTCATCAGTATGGGATCAAGTTCCATGATTGAGGAAGAACATTATATTTGGAATTTCCTAACATCTACAATTAACTTGTTATTTTTTCGTAAAGCAATACAGTCTTTGGGTCTTAATGAAGCACATGATGTTCTCAGTTCAAcagaggaaaaaagaaatatatcaGGATGCCAAATAAGTTCATTGTTCCTTATTCTTTTTACGGGAAGAATTTTGGGAGGCTGGCATCAAGGTGGTGTAAATTGGACTAATCTTCCTGACATTGCCAAGTGGCTTGAGCAGGCTGGCAACCAATATATAAACTTGATTCAGATAGCATCATGTGCAATGGTCATCATTTTGGGCATATCTATATTGTACCTAGTGCAGTCTAAAACAAAAGTTGTAACAGTGATTTGGTTCAGCTTGCTTATGTCTGGTTTGTTGGTATTGCAGCATTTTGTGAAACATCAGGACATGTCAATCCCATATATTAATGATGCAAACTTATCAATACAAGTATTCTATGCTGTTCTGGGAATCACCACTGTTGCAGTTGTATTGATTTTGCCATGGATTATGCCTATGCAAACTCCTGAAATATGCTCAAGGAAAAACATCTGCGTGTCTGCTTCTGTTCCTGTTGAAATTCAGAACATGACGCGTATTTTGGTATTGAAGGATTCCTTGTACATAGTTGGATGTTTGTACATAACTTTCTGGTGTCTGCTGCAGTTGTTGCTTCAACAATCCATCAATGCGATGCCTGTGTTGCTGCTCTTTATTCAATTCTTGGCCAGCATGCTTACTTTTTCTTCCAGTGGTTCATGTCATAAGCAGTGGGTTGAG ATTACTGCTCTGTACTATCTGGGAATGGCAGGCCATTTTGCTCTTGGGAATAGTAATACACTAGCTACAATTGACGTAGCTGGAGCTTTTATT GGAATTTCAAGTCACTCAACCTTCCTTTCAGGTCTTCTAATGTTCATCATTACTTATGCATCCCCGATGTTATTCTTTCTGAGTATGGTCCTGTACATCTCTGTCAAGGCCATAATCTATCCACTGGTTATCAGGAACGGAAACTCTGGAGAAATTCTCAAGACCCTTCTTGGATTTCCGTGCTTGGTACCACTGACCATAAATTCTGTTCTCTTGACTGTGTACACAATTGTCCTGCTGTTGATGCGGAATCACTTGTTTATTTGGAGTGTTTTTTCCCCCAA GTACCTTTACGTCTGTGCTGCCACTGCATGTGTCTATATTGGCGCCATTATTGTAGTTGCTACCGTGATTTATACATACATTGTTCTTTTTTGGCTGAGAAAGAGTTTTTCCTTAAGTAGCAAGGAAAAAGGTACGTGA